One window of the Brevundimonas goettingensis genome contains the following:
- a CDS encoding FAD-binding oxidoreductase, producing MSALPTSVTTAPLPEPVLAGLRAIFQDRLHLGEAMRAQHGASEAHFETVLPDAVVFAHSTEEVVALVKLCVAHDTPVIPYGAGTSIEGNTTPTRGGVTVDLSEMNAILQVNAEDFDVTVQAGVRREQLNEHLRDVGLFFPIDPGANATIGGMASTRASGTNAVRYGTMREAVLNLRVITPDGRDIRTARRARKSAAGYDLTRLMIGSEGTLGIITEVTLRLHGIPEAIMSAVCSFDTLGGAVDTVVQAIQLGIPLARVEILDDMQMKAVNAWSKLDYPEKTTLFFEFHGSERYVEEQVETVSAIAAENGGGEFRWSNLPEERAKLWKARHEAYYAAVGLRKGCVGWATDVCVPISRLAECIIETKKDLATASIPATILGHVGDGNFHVVFVLDPNKPEEAEEAEALNKVLVQRALDMDGTCTGEHGIGLGKQDWLMAELGDAVDLMRMIKRALDPKDLFNPGKIFSL from the coding sequence ATGAGCGCCTTGCCGACGTCGGTGACGACAGCGCCGCTGCCGGAGCCCGTGCTTGCGGGCCTGCGGGCGATCTTCCAGGATCGCCTGCACCTGGGCGAGGCGATGCGGGCCCAGCACGGGGCCTCGGAGGCCCACTTCGAGACCGTGCTGCCCGACGCCGTGGTCTTCGCCCACTCCACCGAGGAGGTGGTCGCACTGGTCAAGCTGTGCGTGGCCCACGACACTCCGGTGATCCCCTATGGCGCGGGGACCTCGATCGAGGGCAACACCACGCCGACGCGCGGCGGGGTCACGGTCGATCTGTCGGAGATGAACGCCATCCTGCAGGTCAATGCCGAGGACTTCGACGTCACCGTTCAGGCCGGGGTTCGGCGCGAGCAACTGAACGAGCATCTGCGCGACGTCGGCCTGTTCTTCCCGATCGACCCGGGCGCCAACGCCACCATCGGCGGCATGGCCTCGACGCGGGCCTCGGGCACCAATGCGGTGCGCTACGGCACGATGCGCGAGGCGGTGCTCAACCTGCGCGTGATCACCCCGGACGGCCGCGACATCCGCACCGCTCGCCGGGCCCGCAAGTCGGCCGCCGGCTATGACCTGACCCGACTGATGATCGGCTCGGAAGGCACGTTGGGGATCATCACCGAGGTGACCCTGAGACTGCACGGCATCCCCGAGGCAATCATGTCGGCGGTGTGCAGCTTCGACACCCTGGGCGGGGCGGTCGACACCGTCGTCCAGGCGATCCAGCTGGGTATCCCCCTGGCCCGGGTCGAGATCCTCGACGACATGCAGATGAAGGCGGTCAACGCCTGGTCGAAGCTGGACTACCCCGAGAAGACCACCCTCTTCTTCGAGTTCCACGGCTCTGAACGCTATGTCGAGGAGCAGGTCGAGACGGTCTCAGCCATCGCGGCCGAGAACGGCGGCGGCGAGTTCCGCTGGTCCAACCTGCCCGAGGAACGGGCCAAGCTCTGGAAGGCGCGGCACGAGGCCTATTACGCCGCCGTCGGCCTGAGGAAGGGCTGCGTCGGCTGGGCCACGGACGTCTGCGTCCCGATCAGCCGTCTGGCCGAATGCATCATCGAGACCAAGAAGGATCTCGCGACGGCCAGCATCCCCGCGACCATCCTGGGCCACGTCGGCGACGGGAACTTCCACGTCGTCTTCGTGCTCGATCCGAACAAGCCGGAAGAGGCCGAGGAGGCCGAGGCCCTGAACAAGGTGCTGGTCCAGCGCGCGCTCGACATGGACGGCACCTGCACCGGCGAGCATGGCATCGGCCTGGGCAAGCAGGACTGGCTGATGGCGGAACTGGGCGACGCGGTCGACCTGATGCGTATGATCAAGCGCGCCCTGGACCCGAAGGACCTCTTCAACCCGGGCAAGATCTTCAGCCTGTAG
- a CDS encoding alpha/beta hydrolase, which yields MTPTDTRRLVDPELLTLLDAWPKVDLTEDLLPALRSADRLPAPELDAASKAVDMTRRTVPGPAGAPDVGVLVYRPTGAGPFSCIFHIHGGGYVIGAVDGQEAQHRGMVARLGCVIVTVDYRLAPETRFPGAIEDCYAALAWTFANAAELGVDPTRIGVMGESAGGGLAAALALLARDRGDYALAFQHLIYPMLDDRTVTHADPHPHTGEFIWTPHNNRFGWAALLGVEPGSDGVSPYAAAARAEDLTGLPPAFVSTGSLDLFLEEDLEYARRLLRAGVATELHVYPGGYHGFDFDPAAAVAQQARRDSFAALHRFLNQGPI from the coding sequence ATGACCCCGACCGACACCCGCCGCCTCGTCGATCCCGAGCTGCTGACCCTGCTCGACGCCTGGCCCAAGGTCGATCTGACCGAAGATCTGCTCCCCGCCCTGCGAAGCGCCGACCGCCTGCCGGCGCCCGAGCTGGACGCGGCGTCGAAAGCCGTCGACATGACCCGCCGCACCGTGCCCGGTCCGGCCGGGGCTCCGGATGTCGGGGTTCTGGTCTATCGGCCGACGGGGGCGGGCCCCTTCTCCTGCATCTTCCACATTCACGGCGGCGGCTATGTGATCGGGGCCGTCGACGGACAAGAGGCCCAGCATCGTGGCATGGTCGCCCGGCTGGGCTGTGTAATCGTGACGGTGGACTATCGGCTGGCGCCCGAAACCCGCTTCCCCGGCGCGATCGAGGACTGCTACGCCGCCCTGGCCTGGACCTTCGCCAACGCCGCCGAACTGGGCGTGGACCCGACGCGGATCGGCGTCATGGGCGAGAGCGCCGGCGGCGGTCTGGCGGCGGCCCTGGCCCTGTTGGCGCGCGACCGGGGCGACTATGCCCTCGCCTTCCAGCACCTGATCTATCCGATGCTGGATGATCGGACCGTGACCCACGCCGACCCGCATCCCCACACCGGCGAGTTCATCTGGACGCCGCACAACAACCGTTTCGGCTGGGCGGCCCTGCTGGGCGTCGAGCCCGGCTCCGACGGCGTCAGCCCCTATGCCGCCGCCGCCCGCGCCGAAGACCTGACCGGCCTGCCGCCGGCGTTCGTCTCGACCGGATCGCTGGACCTCTTCCTCGAGGAAGACCTGGAATATGCGCGGCGGCTGCTGAGGGCGGGCGTGGCGACCGAGCTGCACGTCTATCCCGGCGGCTATCACGGCTTCGACTTCGATCCGGCCGCCGCCGTCGCCCAACAGGCCCGGCGGGACAGCTTCGCCGCCCTGCATCGCTTCCTCAACCAAGGACCTATCTGA
- a CDS encoding helix-turn-helix transcriptional regulator, which produces MQIDARPDATSPSRFISLVVSPEMTVLIGRGPFEGIVLPTEAIAVAYGLGAIEVAPSVHVYGANAVDDLLAEDAAATRILLLVAPTALTRIEGVSQPEADAHHGYHLPPELRAIALALRDCDRFGEAGEIYRAAKAIELLWETWRRLDARALTPLSTNGSLSHTDAVRILAVRELIDARWNEKLSLGSIAAQCGLNRDKLTRGFREMFACTVAEAIVERRLTEASRMLETTDLPVSSIGYENGYLNNASFARAFGRRFGQTPSDYRAARLAA; this is translated from the coding sequence ATGCAGATTGACGCGCGCCCCGACGCCACAAGTCCGTCCCGCTTCATCAGCCTGGTCGTCTCGCCCGAGATGACGGTCCTGATCGGCCGCGGTCCGTTCGAGGGCATCGTCCTTCCGACTGAGGCCATCGCGGTCGCCTATGGCCTCGGGGCCATCGAGGTCGCGCCCTCGGTGCATGTGTATGGCGCCAATGCCGTCGACGACCTGCTGGCCGAGGACGCCGCCGCCACGCGCATCCTGCTTCTGGTCGCGCCCACGGCCCTCACCCGCATCGAGGGGGTCAGCCAGCCCGAGGCCGACGCCCATCACGGCTATCACCTGCCGCCGGAACTGCGCGCCATCGCCCTGGCCCTGCGCGACTGCGACCGGTTCGGCGAGGCCGGCGAAATCTATCGCGCCGCCAAGGCCATCGAACTGCTGTGGGAGACCTGGCGCCGACTGGACGCCCGGGCCCTGACGCCCCTGTCGACCAACGGCTCGCTGTCGCACACCGACGCGGTCCGCATCCTGGCCGTGCGCGAGCTGATCGACGCCCGCTGGAACGAGAAGCTGTCCCTGGGCTCCATCGCCGCCCAGTGCGGCCTGAACCGGGACAAGCTGACCCGCGGTTTCCGCGAGATGTTCGCCTGCACCGTCGCCGAGGCCATTGTCGAGCGCCGCCTGACCGAGGCGAGCCGGATGCTTGAGACCACCGACCTGCCCGTCTCTTCGATCGGCTATGAGAACGGCTATCTGAACAACGCCAGCTTCGCCCGCGCCTTCGGCCGCCGCTTTGGCCAGACGCCCTCCGACTACCGCGCCGCCCGGCTGGCCGCCTGA
- a CDS encoding FadR/GntR family transcriptional regulator, giving the protein MGIPLMPVAGGQAGQPLSLVQTTINAVTDHIRDQGLRVGDNLPGESHFVASLGVSRAVTREAFGALAALGLIDVANGRRARVGAIDGSVIASSLNHAVSTAQITVPEVWDVRRTIEARTVALAATSRTDAEAAEIVRLAEAMVRDIDDRSTMTRHDIAFHQAIAAASHNALFVQIVSSFAHLMEVAVPAAWDTRVVEEDKQATLDRHLAVAHAIRDRDPVAAVAAMQDHFDASIDDVLQGMSGRPSANDA; this is encoded by the coding sequence ATGGGGATTCCGCTCATGCCCGTGGCCGGGGGGCAGGCAGGCCAGCCCCTCTCTCTGGTCCAAACGACTATAAACGCCGTCACCGACCACATCCGCGATCAGGGCCTCAGGGTCGGGGACAATCTGCCCGGCGAGTCCCATTTCGTCGCCAGCCTCGGCGTCAGCCGGGCCGTGACGCGCGAGGCCTTCGGGGCTCTGGCCGCGCTGGGCCTGATCGACGTCGCCAATGGCCGCCGCGCCCGGGTCGGGGCCATCGACGGCTCGGTGATCGCCTCCTCCCTGAACCACGCGGTCTCCACGGCCCAGATCACCGTGCCCGAGGTCTGGGACGTGCGCCGCACAATCGAGGCCCGCACCGTGGCCCTGGCCGCGACCTCGCGCACCGACGCCGAGGCGGCCGAGATCGTCCGTCTGGCCGAGGCCATGGTCCGCGACATCGACGACCGATCGACGATGACGCGCCACGACATCGCCTTCCATCAGGCCATCGCGGCCGCCAGCCACAACGCACTGTTCGTCCAGATCGTCTCCTCCTTCGCTCATCTGATGGAGGTCGCCGTGCCCGCCGCCTGGGATACCCGGGTGGTCGAGGAGGACAAGCAGGCCACGCTGGACCGCCACCTGGCCGTCGCCCACGCCATTCGCGACCGGGACCCGGTCGCCGCCGTCGCGGCCATGCAGGATCACTTCGACGCCTCGATCGACGATGTGCTGCAGGGAATGTCGGGTCGGCCGAGCGCCAACGACGCCTGA
- a CDS encoding SGNH/GDSL hydrolase family protein — translation MAERGRKSRWAARGCLGVLILLLVLVVLATVFVWLQARRTPAGPHDYVALGSSYAAGAGLGALVKGSPLLCARSVNGYPQQLARLRRIAITDMSCGGAVTKNVLTGGQFFQGPQIRTIGPDTKLVTLTVGGNDIGYVGDLSLLAARKADSAFGWTVRRLWKGPKSPSARDYAGLQGQLVATLKAIHQRAPNATVIVATYPTILPPSGTCARIGLTVAEADMMRQVGERLAATTRAAAEQGGAILVDMNALGADHHACSALPWTSGWPGKNGAPFHPTLQGAEATATAVSAALDGRR, via the coding sequence ATGGCTGAGCGGGGACGCAAGTCGCGCTGGGCCGCGCGGGGCTGCCTCGGCGTCCTGATCCTCCTGCTGGTTCTGGTCGTTCTGGCGACCGTCTTCGTCTGGCTGCAGGCGCGACGCACGCCCGCCGGACCGCACGACTATGTCGCCCTCGGCAGTTCCTACGCCGCCGGGGCGGGGCTCGGCGCTCTGGTGAAGGGCAGTCCTCTGCTCTGCGCCCGCAGCGTCAACGGCTATCCGCAACAGCTCGCCCGCCTGCGCCGGATCGCCATCACCGACATGAGCTGCGGCGGGGCGGTGACGAAGAATGTGCTCACTGGCGGCCAGTTCTTCCAGGGACCTCAGATCCGCACCATCGGCCCAGACACCAAACTGGTCACGCTCACCGTCGGCGGCAATGACATCGGCTATGTCGGCGACCTGTCCCTGCTGGCCGCCCGCAAGGCCGACAGCGCCTTTGGCTGGACCGTGCGGCGGCTGTGGAAGGGGCCCAAGTCTCCGTCCGCTCGCGACTATGCCGGTCTTCAAGGCCAACTCGTCGCCACCCTGAAGGCGATCCATCAGCGCGCGCCGAACGCGACGGTGATCGTCGCCACCTATCCCACCATCCTGCCGCCTTCCGGGACCTGCGCCCGTATCGGCCTCACGGTCGCCGAGGCCGATATGATGCGTCAGGTCGGCGAGCGTCTGGCCGCGACCACGCGTGCGGCGGCCGAGCAGGGCGGGGCGATCCTTGTCGACATGAATGCTCTGGGCGCCGACCACCACGCCTGCTCGGCCTTGCCCTGGACCAGCGGCTGGCCCGGCAAGAACGGCGCGCCCTTCCATCCGACGCTTCAGGGCGCCGAGGCGACCGCCACCGCTGTGTCCGCCGCTCTCGACGGACGCCGCTAG
- a CDS encoding MFS transporter → MHTTIDLPASGAEPVVDAGPIRRTAWGAVILVSTIILMAGMVRLAFSPLQEAAKAELGLNDYQISLIQGIAAALPMALIAIPLGWLTDHTNRARIMLVLGLCWTVGMVGSAFANDFATLFVTRMLAGLGTMSLVPVAISVLADMSATQQRGRAMLFLGMGNTLGPALAFVIGGALFTAFSGDLSLPGIAMTPWRETSLVFGIASAVMLLLQFLIREPARHEVESTSKALKPLIQALLRRWKFLLPLFVGQISVIMADAAAGVWAVPVMQRDLHMSVGEASGLLGGILLLAGVLGPVVAGFVADRGHKSSIRGGIMIGAVIASAIGVPAALFPIMTSVPVFAGVLFVLLIAGSMTGLITATAIAVLVPNEERGVCLGAFMILGALIGLGLSPILVTLGSRALGGESHLGLSLAIVGVATGVISFAGFVISMMNAPVRAVLASPDHG, encoded by the coding sequence ATGCACACCACCATCGATCTGCCCGCCTCGGGTGCAGAGCCCGTCGTCGACGCCGGGCCGATCCGGAGAACCGCCTGGGGCGCGGTCATACTGGTCTCGACCATCATCCTGATGGCCGGGATGGTGCGGCTGGCCTTCTCGCCGTTGCAGGAGGCCGCCAAGGCCGAGCTGGGCCTGAACGACTACCAGATCAGCCTGATCCAGGGCATCGCCGCCGCCCTGCCCATGGCCCTGATCGCAATCCCGCTCGGCTGGCTGACCGACCACACCAATCGCGCCCGGATCATGCTGGTGCTCGGTCTGTGCTGGACCGTCGGCATGGTCGGCTCGGCCTTCGCCAACGACTTCGCCACCCTGTTCGTCACCCGGATGCTGGCGGGTCTGGGCACGATGAGCCTGGTGCCGGTGGCCATCTCGGTGCTGGCCGACATGTCCGCGACCCAGCAGCGGGGCCGGGCCATGCTCTTCCTCGGCATGGGCAATACGCTCGGTCCGGCCCTGGCCTTCGTCATCGGCGGCGCCCTGTTCACGGCCTTTTCCGGCGATCTCAGCCTCCCGGGGATCGCCATGACGCCCTGGCGCGAGACCTCCCTCGTCTTCGGCATCGCCAGCGCCGTCATGCTGCTGCTCCAGTTCCTGATCCGCGAGCCGGCCCGCCACGAGGTCGAGAGCACCAGCAAAGCCCTCAAGCCTCTGATCCAGGCGCTGCTGCGCCGCTGGAAATTCCTTCTGCCCCTGTTCGTGGGCCAGATCAGCGTGATCATGGCCGATGCGGCGGCGGGCGTCTGGGCCGTGCCGGTGATGCAGCGCGACCTGCATATGAGCGTCGGCGAGGCCAGCGGCCTGCTGGGCGGCATCCTGTTGCTGGCCGGGGTTCTGGGTCCGGTCGTGGCCGGCTTCGTCGCCGACCGGGGCCACAAGAGCTCCATTCGCGGCGGCATCATGATCGGGGCGGTGATCGCCTCGGCCATCGGCGTCCCTGCCGCTCTGTTCCCGATCATGACCAGCGTCCCGGTTTTCGCGGGGGTGCTGTTCGTCCTGCTGATCGCAGGCTCCATGACCGGCCTGATCACCGCCACGGCCATCGCCGTCCTGGTCCCCAATGAGGAGCGCGGCGTCTGCCTCGGCGCCTTCATGATCCTCGGCGCCCTGATCGGCCTCGGCCTGTCGCCGATCCTGGTGACGCTCGGCAGCCGGGCCCTGGGCGGCGAGAGCCATCTTGGTCTGTCCCTCGCCATCGTCGGGGTGGCGACCGGCGTCATCTCCTTTGCAGGCTTCGTCATTTCGATGATGAATGCACCCGTCCGCGCCGTGCTCGCGAGCCCCGACCATGGCTGA
- a CDS encoding pectinesterase family protein, whose protein sequence is MSLSAFALSRRSALAGLMASAAAPAFAQAARASVPTWEADPDIIVAADGTGQFTSIHAAVQSIPRDNRERKIILIRNGVYDEVVRVDAAYVTLRGTSRMGTRLQSNRPADLPRDALGQGVLNISATAHDFVLENMTVHNTVTAIGPHAFTIFGRADRIIIQNADILSLGADTLSLWRGIKGNDEAGLSEGPGATPLTADGGRYYHTGLRVMGSVDFICPRGWCFLSNSEITQVNPNTTAAFWHEGMRVEDKKFVIKGCAVDGPPQFYLARHHRDAQFYFVDCSFSERMRDQPPYLVVYPLNGGTPTADDLARNRAAQEEGRWPERHYFHNSHRNGGDYGWLADNLATAKGAPTPADMTAKWTFAGSWDPERTDGPVVAGVEVEADGVVVTFDRLVTVKGAPELVHSAGAPGRYLDGSGTNRLRFAAPAARPSRPERLDLTRGAVIASEGVAILTPASGALA, encoded by the coding sequence GTGAGCCTTTCCGCCTTCGCCCTCAGCCGCCGTTCAGCCCTGGCCGGCCTCATGGCGAGCGCCGCCGCTCCCGCTTTCGCCCAGGCCGCTCGCGCCAGTGTCCCGACCTGGGAGGCCGACCCGGACATCATCGTGGCGGCGGACGGCACGGGGCAGTTCACCTCCATCCATGCCGCGGTCCAGTCGATCCCCAGGGACAACCGCGAGCGCAAGATTATCCTGATCCGCAACGGGGTCTATGACGAGGTCGTGCGCGTCGACGCCGCCTATGTGACCTTGCGTGGGACCAGCCGGATGGGCACGCGGCTGCAGTCGAACCGGCCCGCCGACCTGCCGCGCGACGCCCTGGGGCAGGGGGTCCTCAACATCAGCGCCACGGCCCACGACTTCGTCCTGGAAAACATGACGGTCCACAACACCGTCACGGCGATCGGGCCGCACGCCTTCACCATCTTCGGCCGCGCCGACCGGATCATCATCCAGAACGCCGACATCCTGAGCCTGGGCGCCGACACCCTGAGCCTGTGGCGCGGGATCAAGGGCAATGACGAGGCGGGCCTGTCCGAGGGACCGGGCGCGACGCCCCTGACCGCCGACGGCGGGCGGTATTATCACACCGGGCTGAGGGTGATGGGCTCGGTCGACTTCATCTGCCCGCGCGGCTGGTGCTTCCTGTCGAACTCCGAGATCACCCAGGTCAATCCCAACACCACCGCCGCCTTCTGGCACGAGGGGATGCGGGTCGAGGACAAGAAGTTCGTCATCAAGGGTTGCGCCGTCGACGGCCCGCCGCAGTTCTATCTGGCCCGCCATCACCGCGACGCCCAGTTCTACTTCGTCGACTGTTCCTTCTCGGAGCGGATGCGGGATCAGCCGCCCTATCTGGTCGTCTATCCGCTGAACGGCGGGACCCCGACCGCCGACGACCTGGCCCGCAACCGGGCGGCGCAGGAGGAGGGGCGCTGGCCCGAGCGCCACTACTTCCACAACAGCCATCGCAACGGCGGCGACTATGGCTGGCTGGCCGACAATCTGGCGACGGCCAAGGGGGCGCCCACTCCTGCGGACATGACGGCGAAATGGACCTTCGCCGGGAGCTGGGATCCCGAGCGGACGGACGGGCCGGTGGTCGCCGGGGTCGAGGTCGAGGCGGACGGCGTCGTCGTCACCTTCGACCGGCTGGTGACCGTCAAGGGCGCGCCCGAGCTGGTCCATTCCGCCGGCGCCCCGGGCCGCTATCTCGACGGCAGCGGAACCAACCGGCTGAGGTTCGCGGCCCCCGCCGCCCGCCCTTCCCGTCCGGAGCGGCTGGACCTGACCCGTGGCGCGGTGATCGCGAGCGAGGGCGTGGCGATCCTGACGCCGGCGTCCGGCGCCCTCGCCTGA
- the lldD gene encoding FMN-dependent L-lactate dehydrogenase LldD, with translation MIISSPGDYREAARRKLPPFLFQYIDGGAYAETTLGHNVTDWHDVLLRQRVLRDMSDLSLETKLFDETLKLPIVLAPVGLTGMYARRGDVQAARAAASRGVPFTMSTMSICSIEEVAPVIDRPIWFQLYVLRDRGFMRHVLDRAKAAGVKTLVFTVDLPVPGARYRDAHSGMSGPNTGLRRMLQAVTHPAWAWDVGLNGAPHTLGNISAYMGKPTGLADFMGWIGQNFDPSIAWKDLQWIRDVWDGPIIIKGILDPDDARDAVAFGADGIVVSNHGGRQLDGVLSTARALPGIAEAVKGDLTILIDSGIRNGLDVVRALALGADAVMLGRAFVYALAAGGQAGVANLLDLFEKEMRVAMTLTGARTIADIGPDVLVRTKGQEAAYPASR, from the coding sequence ATGATCATCTCGTCGCCCGGCGACTATCGCGAGGCCGCGCGCCGCAAGCTGCCGCCCTTCCTGTTCCAGTACATCGACGGCGGGGCCTATGCGGAGACGACGCTCGGCCACAACGTCACCGACTGGCACGACGTTCTCCTGCGCCAGCGCGTGCTCCGGGACATGTCGGACCTGAGCCTCGAGACGAAGCTGTTCGACGAGACGCTGAAGCTGCCGATCGTCCTCGCCCCCGTCGGCCTGACCGGAATGTACGCCCGGCGCGGCGACGTCCAGGCGGCCCGGGCGGCGGCCTCGCGCGGCGTACCCTTCACCATGTCGACCATGTCGATCTGCTCCATCGAGGAGGTGGCGCCCGTCATCGACCGGCCGATCTGGTTTCAGCTCTATGTGCTGCGCGACCGCGGCTTCATGCGCCATGTGCTGGACCGCGCGAAGGCGGCCGGGGTGAAGACCCTGGTGTTTACCGTCGACCTGCCGGTTCCCGGCGCCCGCTACCGCGACGCCCATTCTGGCATGAGCGGCCCCAACACCGGACTCCGGCGGATGCTGCAGGCCGTGACCCATCCAGCCTGGGCCTGGGACGTCGGCCTCAACGGAGCCCCGCACACCCTTGGAAACATCTCCGCCTATATGGGCAAGCCGACGGGGCTGGCCGATTTCATGGGCTGGATCGGCCAGAATTTCGATCCGTCCATCGCCTGGAAGGATCTGCAGTGGATCCGCGATGTCTGGGACGGGCCGATCATCATCAAGGGCATCCTCGATCCCGACGACGCGCGCGACGCAGTAGCCTTCGGCGCGGACGGGATCGTGGTGTCAAACCACGGCGGGCGGCAGTTGGACGGGGTTCTGTCCACAGCCCGGGCCCTGCCCGGGATCGCCGAAGCAGTTAAGGGCGATCTGACGATCCTGATCGATTCCGGCATTCGCAACGGGCTGGACGTGGTGCGAGCTTTGGCCCTCGGCGCAGATGCCGTCATGCTGGGCCGGGCCTTCGTCTATGCCCTGGCGGCGGGCGGACAGGCCGGAGTCGCCAACCTTCTGGACCTGTTCGAGAAGGAGATGCGGGTGGCCATGACCCTGACCGGCGCCCGGACCATCGCCGACATCGGCCCGGACGTTCTGGTCCGCACCAAGGGGCAAGAGGCGGCCTATCCCGCCAGCCGATAG
- a CDS encoding response regulator, producing MSAVRPRILVIDDEPQIHRFLTPALDAAGYDARRADSGQEGLRAIALWSPDAVLLDLGLPDMDGKDVLKRAREFYAGPILILSARDKEAEKIEALDLGANDYVEKPFGVGELLARVRAGLRQTGDAGRPRGPVAAGDVVIDLEMRLVTRSGQPVRLTPKEYDVLAQLALHAGKLVTHMDLLSAVWGKAHVSDTQYLRVVMGQLRHKLEADPAAPALLLTEPGVGYRLAG from the coding sequence ATGTCGGCCGTCCGTCCCCGCATCCTCGTCATCGACGACGAACCCCAGATCCACCGCTTCCTGACCCCGGCGCTCGACGCCGCGGGCTATGACGCCCGGCGCGCCGACAGCGGGCAGGAGGGGCTGCGCGCCATCGCCCTGTGGAGCCCCGACGCCGTCCTGCTGGATCTCGGCCTGCCCGATATGGACGGCAAGGATGTGCTGAAGCGGGCGCGGGAGTTCTACGCTGGCCCGATCCTGATCCTGTCCGCGCGTGACAAGGAGGCCGAGAAGATCGAGGCGCTGGATCTCGGGGCCAACGACTATGTCGAAAAGCCCTTCGGCGTTGGCGAGCTTCTGGCGCGGGTGCGGGCGGGGCTGCGCCAGACCGGGGACGCCGGACGGCCCCGGGGGCCGGTGGCTGCGGGCGATGTCGTCATCGATCTCGAGATGCGGCTGGTCACCCGGTCCGGCCAGCCGGTCCGCCTTACGCCCAAGGAGTATGACGTGCTGGCGCAACTGGCGCTGCATGCCGGCAAGCTGGTGACCCACATGGACCTGCTGAGCGCGGTCTGGGGCAAGGCGCACGTCTCCGACACCCAGTATCTGCGGGTCGTCATGGGCCAGCTGCGGCACAAGCTGGAAGCCGATCCGGCGGCGCCGGCCCTTCTGCTGACCGAGCCCGGCGTCGGCTATCGGCTGGCGGGATAG